The genomic interval TGATTTCCGGCAGAAACAGGATAGGTCTCCAACGTCCAGCCACTGGTTCCACTCCAGGAACCAAGTTGATCGCCATCAACATAAAATCTGAGATAATCATAATTTCCTTCAGAAGAAACTTTTCTGTAAAAACTGATCTCTCCGTCTGCCACAACTTCTGCAGTAAGGATCAAAGATGATGATTGGTTATGATTTATATCTCCCGATTGTGCACTATAACTACCTTCATAAGAATCGGAAGAGATCGTCCAATCTGCATTTCCCCCAAATTCCCAATCGAAAGAATCAAATCCGTTCGATTCAAAATCCTCGATGGAAATACCAACTGTGCATACTATCGGGAAATCGGTAGAATATGATCCAGCATTCGCTGTAATGTTCAAATTGAAGGGTAATATTTCTGGTACTGGTGTAGAAGCATCAACTGTAAAAGTGAAAATTCCACCCTGCTCATCACCGGGATTCAAATCACCATAATATACGTCATCGTTATTCATGATTACATATCCTGATGGTGTAGTTAATAATCCTTCTACTCCAATTGCAGGGGTATCTCCATTATTGCGAATCGTTACCAGAACATCAATCGTTTCACCAGGATCGATGTAACCGTTATTATTACCAATCATTTCATCAAATTCAGTTCCCACAACAGCCAGATAAACACCAGCGATATCAGCAATACCTTCTACAGCATCCAGATCAAATCCCGCATCAGCCACAGTTGAGGCACCATCTCCATCATCGGATATTTTGATGAACTGCGCTTCGATAAGGCCACCATTGGCAATATCAAAATCCATAGTTCCCAGGCCATCACCCAGGCTCAACCAGGGTCCATCTGGAGTTTCACCCACGTAAACCGTGTAACCTTCATCTGTCGTGTCACCCTCAATAACTGTGATATCATCTCCAGGTCCATCCGGAATGGGATATTGCATATCAACTACGATCCAGCCGTTTTTACCAATGGAATAAAATCTTCCGTCCGGAGCTCCAATAACGCCTGGAGTATCACCTTCATCGGCACTGTTATTGCCGGGAATCTGACTGCTGCGTATTTTGTAAACGTATTGACCAGCCAGCGGTTGAAGCTGAAAATCGGTAGTTGTAGAATTATTTGAAGTTACCGTAACACCATTAATTGTCTGCGTTTCATAACCATTTGCTACCACTGTTATGTTATAAGTTCCCGGTAAAACATATTTGTGATAATCGCCCACGGCAGGATCGGTGTAACAAGGAAAATAATCATTTATAAAAACATTTGCCGTAACAGGATCACCAGTATTGGCATCTGTAACAACGCCTTCCAAACCATAACCGGCATATTCAACCATTGCCAGCATGGAAGGTTTGTTGCGATTGTAATAAAGCATAAGCTGCGAAGTAGGAGGTTGTTTATCATAAGAAATTTCCATACTCCAGCTTATCGAACCCATCGCTCCGTAATTTGTATCTTTTGTACTGCCATTGATGGCATACATTCCTGTATTTCCCTGATAATATGGTAAATTGGCATATCCGGAAACAGAAGAATAATGACCTGCTAATTGCATTATATGAGCGTAATCGGGACACTGACTGGAACGATAACTCCAGGGGCAGGAAATAGATTCAGTTCCGCTGTGGTAAGTAGTGTGAACAACAAACTGACGACTGAAAGTAGCATCTCGAAGGTATTTGGATTCGATCTGAGAGAAAGGCCCTGAACTTCCGCCCCAGGCATCCCACATATAACCGGCATCACGATTGAGATCGACACCGTTGTTGTTATAACGACTCATCGCAGCTCTACCATCGGGATTCACCATGTAATAAAGCCAGATCTCACGATTATCGACCAAATCCGTAATTGCGGGGTCGGTTCCATAATCCAAACAGATATCTCTGGCAAATCTGATAATATTTTCCGGTCCGCCAATCTCATCACCATGAATTCCACCATCAAACATCACTTCGGCTTCATTCTCATCAATAGTAACGTTATCGGTTATTTTTAAAGCTCCCAATTCCTTGCCACCCATGGAAGTACCGAAAACAACTTTCTGACAAATATTGGGGAAAGCAGCTGCCAGACTGTCTGCCAAGGCAATCACTTCATTCCAGGTATGATATGCTTCTCTGGTATTATCCTGACTTTGCCAGAAATTTACGGCAAACTCACGCATGTCTTCTTTTTCAATCTTATATTCCAAACCAAGATTCTGCAACGTTTGCAATTCGGTTGGAACTACGTAAAGAATAGCTTCTCCATTGGGGTAAATATCTCCATCCAATTTCAAATTATAAATCTGCTCCAGTTGAGATTGTGAATTGTAGAACACTCTAACTTCCATTTCAGCTTCGCGCCAGGCAAAAAGTGAACTGGCAAAAATAAAAATTAATAATCCAAATAAAATTTTTCTCATTTATAAACTCCTTTCTACTATTATCTTTCTTTAGCTTTATTCAGCATGCAATATTTATTCCGAGATTTATATAAATTATAGTACATAGAATGAAGTTCGGGAACGAAAAGTATAATTGCAAGTATCTGTTTTTTTGATAAATTACAAAAAAATTAATCATCAATTAATTCTTCGATTTCCATTTCATTTTTGTTCTCAGCATTTTTCCATCCTTGTTTCAGGTGGAATTCTTGATTTTTGATTTGAAGAAATTCATCAAATGTTTTATTTAGTTAGCCTGGAATAGATTCCCTCATTGACAGCAAAAAGTGTTCAGCAAATTTTGCCGCTAAAATTAATAATAAGGATGCTATGAAATACATAATAACTGGAAAAGGATACATATCTGAACTTACTAAACAGATAGAAGAAGATGTAATATCGATTACAGAAGAAGAGCTCAAGCAATCAGCAATAACGATTAACAAAAACGATAAAGTTTATGCTCCGACTGAAAGCTCGTTGGATATTATCATAAAAAAATCTGAGGATGAGAACTTTGTACATGCTGTTGAAAAATTAAAAGACAAATATCAATTCAGGAAACTGATGAGTGAAATTTATCCTGACTTTTTTTATGAGAAGTGTAAATTGGATGAATTAGAAAAAACTGAATTAGAAGAAAATAAAAAGTATGTTATCAAGCCGGTTAAAGGTTTCTTTAGTACGGCTGTAAAACAGATAAATGGTGGTGATAACTTAAAATTAATTGCAGAAGAAATATATACTGAATTGAATGAAAACACGAAATATTTTTCCGAAAGCATCCTATCTAAAAACGAACTGATAATTGAACAATTCATTGAAGGTGACGAGTATGCTGTTGATATGTATTTCAATGACAAAAAAGAGCCTGTAATTATAAATATTTATCATCATCCATTCCCTGAACAAAACGAATATTTTAATGTTCTCTATTATACCAATCACCAGATATTTGATAAACTATATGATCGTATTAACACAATATTCATTGAATTAAATAAGCATTTGAAAATTGCTGATTTTCCGATTCATGCTGAGTTCAAACTGGAGAATGATAAACTTATTCCAATTGAAATGAATCCATTGAGATACGGAGGTTTCGGGTTGGCAGATCTAACTTATCATGCTTTCGGTTTCAATCCATTTAATGCCTTTTTCCAGAATTTTAAGCCTGACTGGAATAAAATTTGGAATAAGTATAAAAAAAATCATTTTGGTTGGGTTCTGGGATACAATGGCAAAGACATTAACACAAAAACTCACACACCCGATGATGATGCTTATCTAAAATATTTGAAAGAAACACTTCATTACGTAGAAATTGATCATCGGAAAAATCCAGTTTTCTCTTTAGCTTATATCAAAGATGATTGTGAGATTTCTTTGAAAAGATTATTAAAAACCGAATTTAATGATTTCTTTGTACCGAATGATAAATAAGGCAATAAAAGCAAAACCTGCCAGGGATTTGAAACCTGGCAGGTTTTATTAATTTATTATCAACCATTCAGAAGGTCTTCGACCATTCGGAAGGTTTACTATTTATTCACAATCTACACAATCTTCATATCTGGCGTGAGATTTGAAGCGTGTCATTCCCAGCTTTCCAAACAGCGAGTCTACCAGCGAATAAAGCACCGGGATCACAAATAAGGTGAGAACCGTAGCAAATGCCAAGCCAAAAGCGATACTTACAGCCATTGGTTTATAATCGGAAGTAGTGCTGGAAGTTGATAGAATTATCGGCATGAAACCGGCAATGGTTGTTACTGTTGTCATGATGATCGGGCGCAGTCGGATAGAACCGGCATTGATCAAAGAATTCCAGCGGTCCACACCTTCCGCTCGCTGACGATTCACAAAATCTACCAGAACCAGAGCATCGTTAACCACTACGCCAGCCAAAGCAACAACGGAGATCATGGTCATCATACTGAATGGTAAACCGGTAACGACCAGTCCGAAGATCACTCCGATAAGAGCAAATGGAATCGTGAACATTACGATAAGAGGTTGAACAGTAGATTTGAATTGAGTTGCTAAAATAGTGAATACCAACAAGATCGCTACTATAAATGCAAAATTAAGTGAACTGCTGGTTCTGCTCTGTTGTTCGGCTTGTCCGCCAAATTCTACCTGATAACCTGGAAATCTGGTACTGAAGTCTTTCAATACTCCCTCAA from Candidatus Cloacimonadota bacterium carries:
- a CDS encoding ATP-grasp domain-containing protein; translation: MKYIITGKGYISELTKQIEEDVISITEEELKQSAITINKNDKVYAPTESSLDIIIKKSEDENFVHAVEKLKDKYQFRKLMSEIYPDFFYEKCKLDELEKTELEENKKYVIKPVKGFFSTAVKQINGGDNLKLIAEEIYTELNENTKYFSESILSKNELIIEQFIEGDEYAVDMYFNDKKEPVIINIYHHPFPEQNEYFNVLYYTNHQIFDKLYDRINTIFIELNKHLKIADFPIHAEFKLENDKLIPIEMNPLRYGGFGLADLTYHAFGFNPFNAFFQNFKPDWNKIWNKYKKNHFGWVLGYNGKDINTKTHTPDDDAYLKYLKETLHYVEIDHRKNPVFSLAYIKDDCEISLKRLLKTEFNDFFVPNDK
- a CDS encoding carboxypeptidase regulatory-like domain-containing protein gives rise to the protein MRKILFGLLIFIFASSLFAWREAEMEVRVFYNSQSQLEQIYNLKLDGDIYPNGEAILYVVPTELQTLQNLGLEYKIEKEDMREFAVNFWQSQDNTREAYHTWNEVIALADSLAAAFPNICQKVVFGTSMGGKELGALKITDNVTIDENEAEVMFDGGIHGDEIGGPENIIRFARDICLDYGTDPAITDLVDNREIWLYYMVNPDGRAAMSRYNNNGVDLNRDAGYMWDAWGGSSGPFSQIESKYLRDATFSRQFVVHTTYHSGTESISCPWSYRSSQCPDYAHIMQLAGHYSSVSGYANLPYYQGNTGMYAINGSTKDTNYGAMGSISWSMEISYDKQPPTSQLMLYYNRNKPSMLAMVEYAGYGLEGVVTDANTGDPVTANVFINDYFPCYTDPAVGDYHKYVLPGTYNITVVANGYETQTINGVTVTSNNSTTTDFQLQPLAGQYVYKIRSSQIPGNNSADEGDTPGVIGAPDGRFYSIGKNGWIVVDMQYPIPDGPGDDITVIEGDTTDEGYTVYVGETPDGPWLSLGDGLGTMDFDIANGGLIEAQFIKISDDGDGASTVADAGFDLDAVEGIADIAGVYLAVVGTEFDEMIGNNNGYIDPGETIDVLVTIRNNGDTPAIGVEGLLTTPSGYVIMNNDDVYYGDLNPGDEQGGIFTFTVDASTPVPEILPFNLNITANAGSYSTDFPIVCTVGISIEDFESNGFDSFDWEFGGNADWTISSDSYEGSYSAQSGDINHNQSSSLILTAEVVADGEISFYRKVSSEGNYDYLRFYVDGDQLGSWSGTSGWTLETYPVSAGNHTFKWEYTKDVYVSSGQDCGWVDYIVFPPIAVSGIDPGFVSGNVTLQGGNGNVEDVAVVASGVSTNPDANGDYLLTLNPGTYTVQASLDGYSLEVAEDVVVESGVTTENIDFTLLGIDPPSNLQATVINYNDVEFSWDAPYDDTFERNTQVKNDNSNARDLIGYHLYLDGTQIGTVQIPNTSYGMEAFDVGTYEVYVTAVYDEGESVPSNVENFTITLPAPENLTAESIDLDIVLNWDVPQRDLIEYRIIRNDIEIDTTTETTYTDVNMPAGNYTYGVCAMFTGGYQSDITEVTIDHTDAGQNLIPVITKFDKIYPNPFNPTTTISFSLSGNAEVNISIHNIKGQKIKTLVNQEMAAGYHDVIWNGKDEYGQTVSSGIYFTIVDINQEGTDYTSVKKVILLK